A region of Salvelinus alpinus chromosome 6, SLU_Salpinus.1, whole genome shotgun sequence DNA encodes the following proteins:
- the LOC139578642 gene encoding glutamine synthetase-like, with translation MATSESASLSKTVKQQFMDLPQGDKVQAMYIWIDGTGEGLRCKTRTLDSEPKTIDDLPEWNFDGSSTYQSEGSNSDMYLIPAAMFRDPFRKDPNKLVLCEVLKYNRKPTETNLRLMCKKIMEMVENQVPWFGMEQEYTILGTDGHPFGWPSNGFPGPQGPYYCGVGADKAYGRDVVEAHYRACLYAGVMICGTNAEVMPAQWEFQVGPCEGINMGDHLWAARFILHRVCEDFGVVASFDPKPIPGNWNGAGCHTNFSTKEMREDGGLRGIEDSIEKLGRRHRYHIRAYDPKGGLDNARRLTGHHETSNIHEFSAGVANRGASIRIPRSVGQDKKGYFEDRRPSANCDPYAVTEALIRTCLLSEEGEEPKEYSK, from the exons ATGGCCACGTCAGAGAGTGCCAGTTTGAGTAAAACTGTGAAGCAGCAGTTTATGGACCTTCCTCAGGGAGACAAGGTCCAGGCCATGTACATCTGGATAGATGGGACTGGAGAGGGGCTCCGCTGCAAGACCAGAACCCTGGATTCTGAACCCAAGACCATTGATG atCTCCCAGAGTGGAACTTTGATGGTTCCAGTACGTACCAATCGGAGGGCTCCAACAGCGATATGTACCTTATCCCTGCTGCCATGTTCAGAGACCCCTTCAGGAAAGACCCCAACAAACTGGTCCTGTGTGAAGTGCTCAAATACAACCGCAAGCCTACAG AAACTAACCTCAGGCTGATGTGTAAGAAGATCATGGAGATGGTAGAGAACCAGGTGCCGTGGTTTGGCATGGAACAGGAGTACACCATCCTGGGAACAGACGGACATCCCTTTGGCTGGCCTTCCAATGGCTTCCCTGGTCCACAAG GGCCCTACTACTGTGGTGTGGGAGCAGACAAGGCGTATGGTAGAGACGTCGTAGAAGCCCACTATAGAGCTTGTCTTTATGCTGGGGTTATGATCTGTGGCACCAACGCTGAAGTCATGCCAGCTCAG TGGGAGTTCCAGGTTGGGCCATGTGAAGGTATCAACATGGGTGACCACCTCTGGGCTGCTCGGTTTATCCTCCACCGGGTGTGTGAAGACTTTGGCGTGGTGGCCTCATTCGACCCCAAGCCCATCCCTGGGAATTGGAACGGCGCTGGCTGCCATACAAACTTCAGCACCAAGGAGATGAGAGAAGATGGTGGATTGAG GGGCATCGAAGATTCGATTGAGAAGTTGGGAAGGAGACACCGCTACCACATCCGTGCCTACGACCCCAAAGGGGGGCTGGACAACGCCCGGCGCTTGACCGGTCACCACGAAACGTCCAACATCCACGAGTTCTCAGCCGGCGTGGCAAACCGCGGCGCCAGCATCCGCATACCCCGCTCGGTGGGTCAGGACAAGAAGGGCTACTTCGAGGACCGCCGCCCATCTGCTAACTGCGACCCATATGCAGTCACGGAAGCTCTGATACGCACATGTTTGCTCAGTGAAGAGGGGGAGGAGCCTAAAGAATACAGCAAATGA